From Thunnus maccoyii chromosome 21, fThuMac1.1, whole genome shotgun sequence, the proteins below share one genomic window:
- the otos gene encoding otospiralin: protein MKCLVWLSILLCLFACHLSEARVIPEGVPYDQPPAVPYWPYSTSDFWNYVEYFKSIGAYNHINEMARAFFAHQHLGDTLGYETNMGHEH from the exons ATGAAGTGTTTGGTCTGGCTCAGTATTCTTCTTTGCCTCTTTGCTTGTCATCTCAGTG AGGCCAGAGTCATCCCAGAAGGAG TGCCATACGATCAACCACCGGCTGTTCCCTACTGGCCTTACTCCACCTCTGACTTCTGGAACTACGTTGAATACTTCAAATCCATCGGCGCCTACAACCACATCAACGAGATGGCCCGGGCTTTCTTCGCCCACCAGCACCTCGGAGACACCCTGGGATACGAGACCAACATGGGACATGAACACTGA